A segment of the Candidatus Binatia bacterium genome:
GGCTGGGAGCGTAATGCCGGCGGTCGGATCGAGTTGAAGGGCGCCGGCAAGAAGAAGGGGCTGCTCAACATCTTCCACAACCCCTATCTGCCCAGCGTCGAGGACTACTACGAGCCCTTCACGTACGACTACCTCAACCTCATCGAAGCGCCCCCCGCAGACGATCAACCGACGGCACGACCGATCTCGATGATCACCGGCGAGCCCATGGACGTGCAGATGGGCCCGAACTGGGACGACGACCTCAGCGGCACCCCGGACTACGCACGCAAGGACCCCAACCTCGAGAAGCTCTCCCCCGCGGAACGCGAGGCGATGTTCCAGCTCGAGCGCATGGCGTTCTTCTACCTTCCACGCGTGTGCAATCACTGCCTGAACCCCGCCTGCGTCGCCTCCTGCCCGTCGGGCGCGATCTACAAGCGCGGCGAGGACGGCGTGGTGCTGATCAATCAGAAGGTCTGCCGCGCCTGGCGCATGTGCGTGACCGCGTGCCCTTACAAGAAGTCGTACTACAACTGGCACACGGGCAAGTCCGAGAAGTGCATCCTCTGCTTCCCGCGCATAGAGGCCGGCTACGCTCCGGCGTGCATGCACTCCTGCGTCGGCCGTATCCGCTATATCGGCGTCATCCTCTACGACGCCGACCGCATCGAGGCCACGGCCTCGGCACCCGACAAGGACATCGTAAGCAACCATCTCGATATCCTGCTCGACCCGTTCGACCCGAAGATCATCGACGCCGCCAAGAAGAACGGCGTCGCCGACTCGACGATCAAGGCAGCGCAGGACTCGCCCACCTACAAGTTCATCAAGACCTGGGGGATGGCTCTCCCGCTGCACCCCGAGTTCCGTACGCTGCCGATGCTGTTCTACGTGCCGCCCTTGCTTCCGGTCATGGCCTCGCTCGGCGCCTCGGACCCGGCACAAAAGGACAAGCTCAATCCGATCGCGAAGCGCTGGGACGACAACTGGCTGTACGACTCGAGCACGACCGAGTTCTTCGCCTCCGTCGATCAGGCCCGCTTTCCCCTCGAATACCTTGCGAGCCTCTTCTCCGCCGGGGATACCGATGCCGTCGCCTTGCGGCTGAAGAAGCTCATGGCCGTGCGCATCTATCGGCGCTGGAAGACGGTCGGCGACCTGTCGCGCGACAAGGTCGATGCGGCATTGCGCGAAACCGGCCTCACCGACGCGGCGGCCGAGGACATCTACTACCTCACGTCGCTGGCCAAGTTCGACGATCGGTTCGTCATTCCCCCGGCGCACCGCGAACAGGCGATCGAAATGCTTCAGTTCACCGGCGACCGGAAGGGCGAAGTGGGCTTCGGCTTCCGCGAGGCGCCCCGGCGGGGACTCTGAGGTGACGATGGCGCGCTACGATGCGCTCGCCCGGCTCTTCACGCACCCCGGCCCTGGGTTGCACGAGGATCTGCGAGCCGCGATCGAACTGCACGAACGCGACTACCCGGAGGCCGTCACGGCCCTCCGGCGCTTCGCCGACGTCGCACCGCTGAACGACCTGCTGGCCATGCAGGAGTTGCACCTCCGCACCTTCGACGTGCAGCCCATCGCCTGCCTCGATGTCGGCTACACCCTCTTCGGCGAGGACTACAAACGCGGGGCGCTCCTCGCGAACCTGAGCCGGGAACACATCGAGGTCGGCAACGACTGCGGCCTCGAGCTCGCCGACCATCTCCCGAACGTGCTCCGGTTACTGGCGAAATGGCAGAACCACGCCGTGCGCGAGGAGTTCGTGCGCGTCATGCTCGGACCCGCGGTACAGGAAATGGTGCGCGAATTCGAGCCCGACCGGATCGAGAAGAAAGAGAACCTCTACAAGCGTCACCACAAGACGGTGATCGAGAGCGCCGCCGGCGACCGGCGCTTCGCCTACCGCCATCTGCTCGCCGCCCTGGAAAGCATCCTGGCGAAGGACTTCGGGCCCTTCGCCGGCCTGCCGACACAGCGGGAATCGAAGTTCGCCGGCTCGGTCGGCACTGAAATGGGAATCGAAAGCTGCGGCTCAGGCGCCGCAGATCAATGAGGAGGTCACGATGGATTGGCCGAACATGCTGCTGTTCATCGGGTTGCCGTATGTTGCGATGGTCCTGTTTCTGATCGGGACTATCTATCGCTACCGCGTCGAGCCCTTCCAGGTCTCCGCACTCTCGTCGCAGTTTCTCGAGGGTCGCCGGCTGTTCTGGAGCACGATCCCGTTCCACATCGGGATTCTGGTGGTTTTCCTCGGACACCTCACGGCCTTCCTTATTCCGCGCGGTGTGCTCATGTGGAACGGCGATCCGGTTCGCCTGATCATCCTGCAGGTCACCGCCTTCGCGTTCGGCCTCAGCGTCCTGGTTGGATTGGTGGGACTCATCTACCGGCGCCTCACCAACCCCCGCGTCCGGATGGTCACCAACCGCATGGACATCTTCCTTGAGCTGCTGCTGCTGACGCAGGTGCTGCTCGGCCTCTGGATCGCCCTCGGCTATCGCTGGGGCTCCTCGTGGTTCGCCGCCGATCTGTCGCCGTACTTGTGGTCGCTCTTCCGCGGCGAGCCGAACATCATCGCGGTCTCCGCGATGCCGATTCCCATTAAGCTGCACATCGTCGGCGCGTGGTTGATTCTGGGCATCTTCCCGTTCACCCGCCTGGTACACATACTTGTCGCCCCCCTCCACTACATCAGCCGACCGTACCAGCGCGTCATCTGGTATTGGGATCGTAAGGCGGTGCGCGACCCGCGTACCCGGTGGAGCCAACACCGGCCGATCAGCAGCTGATGAGTATCGCCGAGATCAAACACCTCGCCACCACCGATCCGCTGCGGCGCCAGGTCGAACGCGGGCCCATCGACGACGAGATGTCGCCGATGGATCCGCCGGATGCCTACAAGCCGCCGGCGCTCGACCGCGTGCCGGTCGAGGAACTGCACCCCTTCCTACGCCGGTTCGTTTCCGAGCACGAACACCTTCTCGCGGAGATGGACCGGGTCGCCGCCGCGGTTCGCTCGGTTAAGCAGTCAGGGTTTACCCGCGAGGTGCATGGGGCGATCGAGACTTTCCTGAAAACCTTCGACGACGAGTTCGTCTCCCACAGCCGCATCGAGGAGACCATCTTGTTCGGCCCCCTCGCAGCCCGCTTGCTCGAAACCGGAGAGCACAGCAAGGGCCCCGAACCCACGACGGCGGTGGACCTGATGCTCGACGAACACCTGCGCGCCAACCGGTTGGCGGCAGTGGTCGCGGGCTGTCTCGTGATGGCACCCATGATCAGGGACGAAGACGCCCGGCGCATCGTGGTTGGGACCGCCCTTAACGAGACCATGAATCTCGTGGAGTTGCTGCGCCTGCACATCTTCCGCGAGGACGGCATCGTCTTCGCGTCGGCTCATCGTCTCCTATCCCCCGACGAACTGAGCCGGATGCAGGTGACAACGAGCCTGCGGTGACCGCGCGGGGCAGCGCCTCGGAGTCTTGAGCGACCGCCCTCGCCGTAGCCACCGCTGGAGGTGTCCCCGTGCCGTACGTCCGCCAGCCCTCGCGCTTCCTCGACGACGATCTGGATACCTTTCGCACGACCGTATCCGACTTCGTTGCCCGCGAGATTCGACCGCACGCCGCCGCCTGGGAAGCGGCGGGCCAGTTCCCCCGCCAGCTCTACCGCAGCGCCGCGGCGGCGGGACTCATTGGCCTGCGCTACGATCCTGTCTGGGGCGGCGGTGGTGCGGGCCACCTCGCCACCTGCGTTCTCTGCGAGGAGCTTGCCAAAGGCGATACCCTGGGAACCGCCGTCGGTCTGATGGCACAGTCGGAGTTCGCCCTGGCCATCGTCGCCGACGAGGCATCGGAGGAGCTCAAGCGCGCCGACCTCGCCCCCGCCATCCGCGGCGAGCTGATCGGCGCCATCGGCGTCAGCGAACCCGGCGCCGGTTCCGACGTCGCCGCGATCTCGACGCGCGCCCGCCGCGACGGGGACGAGTACGTGATCAGCGGCCAGAAGACCTATATCACCAACGGCACCCGGGCCGATTTCCTTTCGCTCGCCGTGCGCACCGGCGGCGAGGGCCCATCGGGCATATCGGTCGTCGTGTTTCCTACGGACACTGCGGGCTTCAGCGTCGGACGGCGTCTCGAGAAGCTCGGCGCGCGCGCGTCGGATACGGCGGAGTTGTACTTCGACGAATGCCGCATTCCGGCTGCCAACCTCGTCGGCCGCGAAGGCAAGGGCATGCGATACATCCTCTCGCACTTCGCCGGCGAGCGCCTGGTGATCGCGTCCCTGGCCGTCGGGTCGATGGAGCGCCTGCTTGAACTGGGGCTCGACTACGCCGCCTCGCGACGCGTGTTCGGCAACTCCCTCGCTTCTTTGCAAACGTGGCGGCATCGCTTTGCCGACATGCTCACGCGGCTCGAAGCTACGCGGCTCATGGCCTATCAGGCCGCCGACCTGCTCGACCGCCGCGACCCGGCCGCCGAGCGCGCCGTGGCAATGGCCAAGGCCTACGCCGCCGAGTCCGTCCAGTTCGTTGCCGCAGAGGTCCTTCAACTCCACGGCGGCTTCGGACAGATGGAGGAGTCGCCCATTCCGCGCTACTACCGCGATGTAGCCGGCTTCTCGATCGGCGCGGGAACATCGGAAATCCAACGCGAGATTATCGCTCGGGCGCTGTTTTGAACCACTCGCGCGGCACGGCTCGGAACGGGCGCCCGCCGGATGAATTTCGCTCCACGGACCGGCATTGGGGTCGCGACGCGGGCAACATGAATTGCCCGGCTAAACCGGCAAGCGAACTGCCAGCCCGCAAAGGCAGAGGCA
Coding sequences within it:
- the narH gene encoding nitrate reductase subunit beta, producing MDIRSQVSIVFHLDKCIGCHTCSIACKNIWTDRRGAEYQWWNNVETKPGTGYPSKWEDQNIYKGGWERNAGGRIELKGAGKKKGLLNIFHNPYLPSVEDYYEPFTYDYLNLIEAPPADDQPTARPISMITGEPMDVQMGPNWDDDLSGTPDYARKDPNLEKLSPAEREAMFQLERMAFFYLPRVCNHCLNPACVASCPSGAIYKRGEDGVVLINQKVCRAWRMCVTACPYKKSYYNWHTGKSEKCILCFPRIEAGYAPACMHSCVGRIRYIGVILYDADRIEATASAPDKDIVSNHLDILLDPFDPKIIDAAKKNGVADSTIKAAQDSPTYKFIKTWGMALPLHPEFRTLPMLFYVPPLLPVMASLGASDPAQKDKLNPIAKRWDDNWLYDSSTTEFFASVDQARFPLEYLASLFSAGDTDAVALRLKKLMAVRIYRRWKTVGDLSRDKVDAALRETGLTDAAAEDIYYLTSLAKFDDRFVIPPAHREQAIEMLQFTGDRKGEVGFGFREAPRRGL
- the narI gene encoding respiratory nitrate reductase subunit gamma → MDWPNMLLFIGLPYVAMVLFLIGTIYRYRVEPFQVSALSSQFLEGRRLFWSTIPFHIGILVVFLGHLTAFLIPRGVLMWNGDPVRLIILQVTAFAFGLSVLVGLVGLIYRRLTNPRVRMVTNRMDIFLELLLLTQVLLGLWIALGYRWGSSWFAADLSPYLWSLFRGEPNIIAVSAMPIPIKLHIVGAWLILGIFPFTRLVHILVAPLHYISRPYQRVIWYWDRKAVRDPRTRWSQHRPISS
- a CDS encoding hemerythrin domain-containing protein, encoding MSIAEIKHLATTDPLRRQVERGPIDDEMSPMDPPDAYKPPALDRVPVEELHPFLRRFVSEHEHLLAEMDRVAAAVRSVKQSGFTREVHGAIETFLKTFDDEFVSHSRIEETILFGPLAARLLETGEHSKGPEPTTAVDLMLDEHLRANRLAAVVAGCLVMAPMIRDEDARRIVVGTALNETMNLVELLRLHIFREDGIVFASAHRLLSPDELSRMQVTTSLR
- a CDS encoding acyl-CoA dehydrogenase family protein, which codes for MPYVRQPSRFLDDDLDTFRTTVSDFVAREIRPHAAAWEAAGQFPRQLYRSAAAAGLIGLRYDPVWGGGGAGHLATCVLCEELAKGDTLGTAVGLMAQSEFALAIVADEASEELKRADLAPAIRGELIGAIGVSEPGAGSDVAAISTRARRDGDEYVISGQKTYITNGTRADFLSLAVRTGGEGPSGISVVVFPTDTAGFSVGRRLEKLGARASDTAELYFDECRIPAANLVGREGKGMRYILSHFAGERLVIASLAVGSMERLLELGLDYAASRRVFGNSLASLQTWRHRFADMLTRLEATRLMAYQAADLLDRRDPAAERAVAMAKAYAAESVQFVAAEVLQLHGGFGQMEESPIPRYYRDVAGFSIGAGTSEIQREIIARALF